A window of Pan paniscus chromosome 10, NHGRI_mPanPan1-v2.0_pri, whole genome shotgun sequence contains these coding sequences:
- the BHLHE41 gene encoding class E basic helix-loop-helix protein 41 → MDEGIPHLQERQLLEHRDFIGLDYSSLYMCKPKRSMKRDDTKDTYKLPHRLIEKKRRDRINECIAQLKDLLPEHLKLTTLGHLEKAVVLELTLKHLKALTALTEQQHQKIIALQNGERSLKSPIQSDLDAFHSGFQTCAKEVLQYLSRFESWTPREPRCVQLINHLHAVATQFLPTPQLLTQQVPLSKGTGAPSAAGSAAAPCLERAGQKLEPLAYCVPVIQRTQPSAELAAENDTDTDSGYGGEAEARPDREKGKGAGASRVTIKQEPPGEDSPAPKRMKLDSRGGGSGGGPGGGAAAAAAALLGPDPAAAAALLRPDAALLSSLVAFGGGGGAPFPQPAAAAAPFCLPFCFLSPSAAAAYVQPFLDKSGLEKYLYPAAAAAPFPLLYPGIPAPAAAAAAAAAAAAAAAAFPCLSSVLSPPPEKAGAAAATLLPHEVAPLGAPHPQHPHGRTHLPFAGPREPGNPESSAQEDPSQPGKEAP, encoded by the exons ATGGACGAAGGAATTCCTCATTTGCAAGAGAGACAGTTACTGGAACATAGAGATTTTATAGG ACTGGACTATTCCTCTTTGTATATGTGTAAACCCAAAAGGAGCATGAAACGAGACGACACCAAG GATACCTACAAATTACCGCACAgattaatagaaaagaaaagaagagaccgAATTAATGAATGCATTGCTCAGCTGAAAGATTTACTGCCTGAACATCTGAAATTGACA ACTCTGGGACATCTGGAGAAAGCTGTAGTCTTGGAATTAACTTTGAAACACTTAAAAGCTTTAACCGCCTTAACCGAGCAACAGCATCAGAAGATAATTGCTTTACAGAATG GGGAGCGATCTCTGAAATCGCCCATTCAGTCCGACTTGGATGCGTTCCACTCGGGATTTCAAACATGCGCCAAAGAAGTCTTGCAATACCTCTCCCGGTTTGAGAGCTGGACACCCAGGGAGCCGCGGTGTGTCCAGCTGATCAACCACTTGCACGCCGTGGCCACCCAGTTCTTGCCCACCCCGCAGCTGTTGACTCAACAGGTCCCTCTGAGCAAAGGCACCGGCGCTCCCTCGGCCGCCGGGTCCGCGGCCGCCCCCTGCCTGGAGCGCGCGGGGCAGAAGCTGGAGCCCCTCGCCTACTGCGTGCCGGTCATCCAGCGGACTCAGCCCAGCGCCGAGCTCGCCGCCGAGAACGACACGGACACCGACAGCGGCTACGGCGGCGAAGCCGAGGCCCGGCCGGACCGCGAGAAAGGCAAAGGCGCGGGGGCGAGCCGCGTCACCATCAAGCAGGAGCCTCCCGGGGAGGACTCGCCGGCGCCCAAGAGGATGAAGCTGGATTCccgcggcggcggcagcggcggcggcccggggggcggcgcggcggcggcggcagccgcGCTCCTGGGGCCCGACCCTGCCGCCGCGGCCGCGCTGCTGAGACCCGACGCCGCCCTGCTCAGCTCGCTGGTGGCGTTCGGCGGAGGCGGGGGCGCGCCCTTCCCGCAGCCCGCGGCCGCCGCGGCCCCCTTCTGCCTGCCCTTCTGCTTCCTCTCGCCTTCTGCAGCTGCCGCCTACGTGCAGCCCTTCCTGGACAAGAGCGGCCTGGAGAAGTATCTGTACCCGGCGGCGGCTGCCGCCCCGTTCCCGCTGCTATACCCCGGCATCCCCGCCCCGGCGGCAGCCGcggcagccgccgccgccgctgccgccgccgccgccgcgttCCCCTGCCTGTCCTCGGTGTTGTCGCCCCCTCCCGAGAAGGCGGGCGCCGCCGCCGCGACCCTCCTGCCGCACGAGGTGGCGCCCCTTGGGGCGCCGCACCCCCAGCACCCGCACGGCCGCACCCACCTGCCCTTCGCCGGGCCCCGCGAGCCGGGGAACCCGGAGAGCTCTGCTCAGGAAGATCCCTCGCAGCCAGGAAAGGAAGCTCCCTGA